A DNA window from Candidatus Deferrimicrobiaceae bacterium contains the following coding sequences:
- a CDS encoding M48 family metalloprotease: MFSGKSVAIGDQWNMGPTIFGGNMKLIIYRRTYLAIVALSIVLLLACGGAFAADQHDIEVLVDTLNSSIPAEAVRRAQEFDDKLLSTGEFDGGKVYLVTDDRVKKLDALVNKLLGAMGADTSSWIVRVLDTDPRMVNAFVAGGKYIYIYTGLLAQATSDDELAFVLSHELGHSLLQHRIRSQKDGSSTVAGLAVIGAALSKKNRGALLDFAKTTTASYSRLDEEEADAIGVAIARKAGFDSIRGADFFSRLKRQQEKELAAMKQEVVKGQADCQQKVKRFNSSIFNQTTARRNEVNAFCQDVENKRLAYIARVENSGENSVAYSNHPMDQNRIAAIAVINDYLQKRRELDTFKQYQQSYRVMVALNKVDSVLLKSPEKEVSAAPSKVEETARPGSGQNLVDQLALLKKAKDQGLLTDMEYEKKREDILSRF; the protein is encoded by the coding sequence ATGTTCTCTGGAAAATCCGTGGCAATTGGCGATCAGTGGAACATGGGACCGACAATTTTTGGGGGCAACATGAAGTTGATAATTTATCGAAGAACATATTTAGCCATCGTCGCGCTTTCGATCGTTCTCCTTCTGGCTTGCGGTGGCGCTTTCGCTGCCGACCAGCATGACATCGAAGTTCTCGTCGATACGCTGAATTCCTCAATCCCCGCCGAAGCGGTCAGGCGGGCGCAAGAGTTCGACGACAAGCTGTTATCGACCGGCGAATTCGATGGGGGGAAGGTCTACCTTGTTACCGACGATCGAGTTAAAAAACTCGACGCTCTTGTCAATAAGCTTCTGGGCGCCATGGGGGCTGACACCAGTAGCTGGATCGTTCGGGTTCTCGATACCGACCCACGGATGGTCAATGCGTTCGTGGCAGGCGGGAAGTACATCTACATTTACACCGGCCTGCTTGCGCAGGCCACCAGCGATGATGAACTGGCGTTCGTTCTGTCACATGAACTCGGGCATTCTCTTCTTCAGCATCGTATCCGCTCCCAGAAGGACGGTTCCTCCACCGTCGCTGGCTTGGCCGTCATCGGTGCCGCATTATCGAAGAAGAACAGGGGGGCCCTTCTCGATTTCGCGAAGACGACTACCGCCTCATATTCCCGCCTCGACGAAGAAGAAGCGGATGCCATCGGAGTCGCCATCGCCCGCAAGGCGGGCTTCGATTCGATCCGGGGCGCTGACTTCTTCAGTCGGTTGAAGCGGCAACAGGAGAAAGAACTTGCCGCTATGAAGCAGGAAGTCGTCAAGGGGCAAGCAGATTGTCAACAGAAAGTGAAACGGTTCAATTCGTCCATCTTCAATCAGACGACAGCCAGGAGGAACGAAGTTAACGCGTTCTGTCAGGATGTCGAGAACAAGCGACTTGCCTATATCGCGCGAGTGGAAAATTCCGGGGAGAACTCGGTGGCCTACAGCAACCACCCTATGGATCAGAATCGGATTGCAGCTATCGCGGTCATCAACGATTACCTCCAGAAACGTCGCGAGTTGGATACATTCAAGCAGTATCAGCAGAGCTATCGGGTCATGGTTGCGCTCAACAAGGTGGACAGCGTGCTCCTCAAGTCCCCGGAGAAAGAAGTATCGGCCGCCCCTTCCAAGGTTGAGGAAACGGCGAGACCGGGATCAGGGCAAAATCTCGTGGATCAGTTGGCGCTCCTCAAGAAGGCCAAAGATCAAGGGTTGCTGACCGACATGGAATACGAGAAGAAAAGGGAAGACATCCTGAGTCGGTTTTAA
- a CDS encoding YciI family protein, with amino-acid sequence MKFYCLGYYDEKKWEKSPEAKREAFTDECFAYDELLKKGGHFGGGDGLKGTGETRTVQWKRDKAVVTDGPYATAKESLGGILILEAKNLDEAVALISNHPGIKAGPFEIRPVEDMSGVIAESAKRRARKTRKAA; translated from the coding sequence ATGAAATTCTATTGCCTTGGATATTACGACGAGAAGAAGTGGGAGAAATCCCCCGAAGCCAAGCGCGAGGCCTTCACGGACGAATGTTTCGCGTACGATGAGCTGCTGAAGAAGGGCGGACACTTCGGGGGCGGGGACGGCCTGAAGGGCACGGGCGAGACCCGGACCGTCCAGTGGAAGCGGGACAAGGCGGTCGTGACCGACGGGCCTTACGCGACGGCGAAGGAGTCACTGGGCGGGATCCTGATCCTTGAGGCGAAGAACCTCGACGAGGCCGTCGCGCTGATCTCGAACCACCCCGGGATCAAGGCGGGCCCTTTCGAGATACGCCCCGTAGAAGACATGTCGGGCGTGATCGCAGAGAGCGCGAAGCGCCGGGCGAGGAAGACGCGGAAAGCGGCTTGA
- a CDS encoding DUF3427 domain-containing protein — protein MSDFLPGIYEELLHENLRAHLERHPELRAILGKVDPEEEPSRYSAFLGKLAELALKQVDGTEDRINLCNDLIKTLLERVPGFSRFGPLVREDKSMLIEIPHPSFAGKRFTRPETPLYRSSLFTGAPGNPQLVHELAAEMASADSVDVLVSFIKWTGLRLLGPAFKELEERSVPVRVITTSYMGASDATAVEWLAKLANVRVRVSYDTERTRLHAKAYHFQRKSGYSTAYVGSANMSGAAMTEGLEWNLKVTAEDMPHILDKFTAEFDTYWNSREFQPFDPADPMPFRNAIARAGKKGEGSTTFTFFDLVPHPFQERILDALESERTAHDRWRNLVVAATGTGKTVVAGFDFRRFNEGFRRENGRPARLLFVAHRQEILEQARHTFRNILRDPNHGELLVGGQSPDRLDHLYCSVPMVTTRRLWEQVGSGFYDYIVVDEVHHGPARSYRPVFEQFFPKVLLGLTATPERLDGESIAADFGHRFAAEIRLPEALAEKLLCPFHYFGVSDPVGLDADRFWRNGKYVESELENVYTGAHALAGQRLRAIVDALYRYEPDLSRVRGIGFCAGVRHAAFMAESFCQAGIPSAFLTGTTGDEERRRLQESLRNGELRFLFTVDVLSEGVDLPEVNTVLFLRPTESLTVFLQQLGRGLRHAPEKECLTVIDLVGQAHRKYRIDRKLKALLPRHRYGIERELEQDFPHLPSGCAIRLERVAREHVLANIRENLRNLSEQVTERIQSFVAETGGQKLTFGNFLQYHDYEPEQLLVAESWSGWKAKAGIVPPSADPDPGEMKKAMVRAASIKGPAEIERLRSLVTNLRQGQGDGAEALSDRNALTASYRVWGRSAARRFESATDSFARFAENPSALADLEEILEWAAENSRIAGIRPELPFPCELELHGTYSSLDINAALGLASFLTTGPTGQGVIPVHELRAYVLLVTFQKTEHDFSPTTMYADYPISRELLHWESQANATQEGRQGQELIHFDSRGYSVLLFARDVKARNRATVPYTYLGPAAELVRYEGEKPIRMVWRLRHPMPAEMFEENRRGG, from the coding sequence ATGAGCGACTTCCTCCCGGGAATCTACGAGGAGCTGCTGCACGAGAATCTGAGGGCGCACCTCGAACGCCACCCCGAGCTTCGCGCGATTCTGGGGAAAGTCGATCCCGAGGAAGAACCGTCCCGCTACTCGGCCTTTCTCGGCAAGCTGGCGGAGTTGGCGCTGAAGCAGGTCGATGGCACGGAGGACCGGATCAACCTCTGCAATGATCTGATCAAAACCCTCCTGGAGCGCGTTCCCGGTTTTTCCCGCTTCGGTCCCCTGGTTCGCGAGGACAAATCGATGCTGATCGAGATTCCGCATCCTTCCTTCGCGGGAAAACGCTTCACTCGACCCGAGACCCCCCTTTATAGAAGCAGTCTCTTCACCGGCGCCCCCGGCAATCCCCAACTCGTCCACGAACTCGCGGCGGAAATGGCCTCCGCGGATTCGGTCGATGTGCTCGTCTCGTTCATCAAGTGGACCGGTCTGCGCCTGCTCGGACCGGCATTCAAGGAGCTCGAGGAGCGCAGCGTACCGGTCCGGGTGATCACCACTTCCTACATGGGCGCGAGCGACGCGACGGCCGTCGAGTGGCTGGCCAAGCTGGCAAACGTTCGAGTACGGGTCTCCTACGACACCGAGCGGACCCGCCTTCACGCCAAGGCGTACCACTTCCAACGGAAATCCGGCTATTCCACCGCCTACGTCGGATCGGCCAACATGTCCGGCGCGGCAATGACGGAAGGGCTCGAGTGGAACCTGAAGGTGACCGCCGAGGACATGCCGCACATCCTCGACAAGTTCACCGCCGAATTCGACACCTACTGGAACAGCCGCGAATTCCAGCCGTTCGATCCGGCGGATCCGATGCCTTTCCGCAACGCGATCGCCAGGGCCGGAAAAAAGGGGGAAGGTTCCACTACTTTCACCTTTTTCGACCTGGTCCCGCATCCGTTCCAGGAGCGGATCCTCGATGCCCTCGAGTCCGAACGCACGGCGCACGACCGGTGGAGAAACCTCGTCGTCGCCGCGACCGGCACCGGCAAGACCGTCGTCGCCGGATTCGACTTCCGTCGCTTCAACGAGGGTTTCCGGAGGGAGAACGGCCGCCCGGCCCGTCTGCTCTTCGTCGCCCATCGGCAGGAGATTCTCGAGCAGGCCCGACACACCTTCCGCAACATCCTGCGCGACCCGAATCACGGGGAGCTGCTGGTCGGCGGGCAGTCGCCCGATCGCCTCGATCATCTGTACTGCTCGGTCCCGATGGTTACGACGCGCAGGCTGTGGGAGCAGGTCGGAAGCGGTTTCTACGATTACATCGTGGTCGACGAAGTCCATCACGGACCGGCAAGAAGCTATCGGCCGGTGTTCGAGCAATTTTTCCCCAAGGTGCTGCTAGGCCTAACCGCCACGCCGGAAAGGCTGGACGGGGAATCGATTGCAGCCGATTTCGGCCACCGGTTCGCGGCGGAGATTCGCCTGCCGGAAGCGCTCGCGGAAAAGCTGCTGTGTCCGTTTCACTATTTCGGCGTTTCCGACCCGGTCGGTCTCGATGCGGACCGGTTCTGGCGGAACGGGAAGTATGTCGAGTCGGAATTGGAAAACGTTTATACGGGCGCCCACGCGCTTGCCGGTCAGCGGTTGCGCGCGATCGTCGATGCCCTCTACCGGTACGAACCGGACCTTTCCAGAGTCCGGGGAATCGGCTTCTGCGCCGGTGTGCGGCATGCGGCTTTCATGGCGGAATCGTTTTGCCAGGCCGGAATCCCGTCCGCTTTCCTCACGGGTACCACGGGGGACGAGGAACGAAGGCGACTTCAGGAATCGTTGAGGAACGGCGAGCTCCGGTTCCTATTCACGGTGGACGTGCTGAGCGAGGGCGTGGATCTACCCGAGGTCAACACGGTGTTGTTCCTTCGGCCCACGGAGAGCCTTACCGTGTTCCTGCAGCAGCTCGGGCGCGGATTGCGCCACGCCCCCGAAAAGGAATGTCTCACCGTCATCGACCTAGTCGGTCAGGCCCATCGAAAGTACCGGATCGACCGGAAGCTGAAGGCGCTCCTCCCGAGACACCGGTACGGCATCGAGCGGGAGCTGGAGCAGGATTTCCCCCATCTGCCGTCGGGTTGCGCAATCCGGCTCGAGCGGGTGGCCCGGGAACATGTCCTCGCGAATATCCGGGAGAATCTGCGGAACCTGTCCGAACAGGTGACCGAGCGGATCCAGTCGTTCGTCGCGGAAACCGGTGGGCAGAAGCTGACCTTCGGGAATTTCCTGCAATACCACGACTACGAACCGGAGCAACTTCTGGTGGCGGAAAGCTGGAGCGGGTGGAAAGCCAAGGCGGGCATCGTTCCTCCTTCGGCCGATCCGGATCCGGGCGAAATGAAGAAGGCGATGGTTCGCGCCGCTTCGATCAAGGGGCCGGCCGAGATCGAGCGTTTGCGTAGCTTGGTCACCAATCTTCGACAAGGGCAGGGCGATGGGGCCGAGGCATTGAGCGACCGCAATGCATTGACGGCCTCGTATCGCGTTTGGGGAAGAAGCGCCGCCCGAAGGTTCGAATCGGCAACGGATTCCTTCGCACGTTTCGCGGAAAACCCTTCGGCGCTGGCGGATCTGGAGGAAATCCTGGAATGGGCGGCCGAAAATTCGCGCATTGCCGGCATCCGTCCCGAACTGCCGTTCCCCTGCGAGCTGGAACTGCACGGGACCTATTCGAGCCTGGACATAAACGCGGCGCTCGGGCTGGCTTCCTTTCTGACGACGGGGCCGACTGGGCAGGGGGTTATCCCTGTCCACGAATTGCGGGCGTATGTCCTCCTCGTCACGTTCCAGAAGACCGAGCACGATTTTTCCCCGACCACGATGTACGCGGACTACCCGATCAGCCGGGAGCTGCTTCATTGGGAGTCGCAGGCAAACGCGACGCAGGAAGGGCGGCAGGGGCAGGAGCTGATCCACTTCGATTCGCGTGGATATTCGGTGCTGCTGTTTGCCCGGGATGTGAAAGCGCGAAACCGCGCGACAGTGCCGTACACCTACCTGGGGCCGGCAGCCGAACTCGTGCGATACGAAGGGGAGAAACCGATCCGGATGGTCTGGCGCCTTCGCCACCCGATGCCCGCCGAAATGTTCGAGGAAAATCGCAGGGGCGGGTGA
- a CDS encoding restriction endonuclease, with product MARKKNKSTLEELYEIAALLPWWIDCVLALIAYLVLHWYATAAVSSSAAPGQVGQLMVTSVFKGLAAFAQYVVPLMFLAGAVASLLGSRKRQGLVRDVANDQSGNALRNMSWGDFELLVGQAFRMRGYAVTETGGGGADGGVDLKLSRDNEVFLVQCKQWRAYKVSVNIVRELFGVMAAEGATGGFVVTSGVFTAEAQSFAKGRNIELIDSTALARMIDRARIAMEIHKTDQDNRASGLAAQSAQVANAPVLAPICPRCGGAMVKRVARQGANAGKGFWGCITYPKCRGVQDAE from the coding sequence ATGGCGAGGAAAAAGAACAAAAGCACACTTGAAGAACTTTATGAAATCGCCGCCCTGCTGCCTTGGTGGATTGATTGCGTTTTGGCTCTCATTGCATATCTTGTCCTCCACTGGTACGCAACCGCGGCGGTATCTTCCAGCGCCGCTCCAGGGCAAGTGGGCCAATTAATGGTCACCAGTGTTTTCAAGGGTCTCGCCGCGTTCGCCCAGTACGTGGTCCCCCTGATGTTTCTGGCCGGCGCAGTCGCATCGCTCCTGGGATCCCGCAAACGTCAGGGGCTTGTCCGCGACGTTGCCAACGATCAATCCGGCAATGCGCTGCGAAATATGTCTTGGGGCGATTTCGAACTTCTCGTGGGGCAGGCGTTCCGGATGCGAGGATACGCGGTCACGGAAACCGGTGGTGGCGGTGCGGACGGCGGCGTCGATTTGAAGCTCAGCCGGGACAACGAGGTATTCCTGGTCCAATGCAAGCAGTGGCGCGCCTACAAAGTATCCGTCAACATCGTCCGGGAACTTTTCGGCGTGATGGCTGCTGAGGGAGCGACCGGCGGTTTCGTCGTGACCTCCGGCGTTTTCACCGCCGAGGCGCAGTCATTTGCAAAAGGCCGGAACATCGAACTGATCGATAGCACGGCGCTCGCGAGAATGATCGACAGGGCGCGCATCGCCATGGAGATCCACAAGACAGACCAAGACAACCGGGCTTCAGGCCTCGCTGCGCAGTCAGCACAAGTTGCCAACGCCCCTGTCCTCGCTCCCATATGTCCCCGTTGCGGGGGTGCAATGGTGAAACGGGTAGCCAGACAGGGGGCGAATGCCGGAAAGGGATTCTGGGGCTGCATCACGTATCCGAAATGCCGCGGTGTGCAGGATGCAGAGTGA